One part of the Mariniblastus fucicola genome encodes these proteins:
- the rpsS gene encoding 30S ribosomal protein S19 has translation MSRSQKKGPYVDEKLYAKVEKAEAAGSKEPIKTWARSCTVVPEFIGYTFMVHNGRQHMKVYVTEDMVGHKLGEFAATRTFRGHGGGKKK, from the coding sequence ATGAGCAGATCACAGAAAAAAGGTCCCTACGTGGACGAGAAGCTTTACGCCAAAGTGGAAAAAGCGGAAGCAGCGGGATCGAAAGAACCAATTAAGACTTGGGCTCGTTCATGCACAGTAGTGCCCGAGTTCATCGGTTACACCTTCATGGTCCATAACGGACGTCAACACATGAAAGTTTACGTAACTGAAGACATGGTCGGTCACAAACTCGGTGAGTTCGCAGCGACGCGAACTTTCCGTGGACACGGTGGCGGCAAGAAGAAGTAG
- the rplB gene encoding 50S ribosomal protein L2, which produces MGIRKYKPTSPGRRDASVCDFKELTKGAKPEKSLLRPLKKHAGRNNQGKITVRHRGGGHKRMYRVIDFKRSKDGVSSFVDSIQYDPNRSARIALLKYADGEKRYIIWPEGLKKGMTVESGPDAPPTVGNCLPLKNIPLATVIHNVEMRPGQGAILCRSAGSSATLMAREANWAQISLPSGEIRRIPAACRATIGRVGNSEHSSVRLGKAGRSRWLGRRPTVRGTAMNPIDHPHGGGEGRTKGGRHPVSPSGKPAKGGRTRQLAKASNAAIVRRRKSKRYGQLKVK; this is translated from the coding sequence ATGGGAATTAGAAAATACAAACCGACATCGCCTGGGCGTCGCGACGCCAGCGTTTGCGACTTCAAGGAGTTGACCAAGGGTGCCAAGCCTGAAAAGTCACTTCTTCGTCCGCTGAAAAAGCACGCCGGTCGCAACAACCAGGGCAAGATCACGGTTCGTCATCGCGGTGGTGGTCACAAGCGAATGTATCGCGTGATTGACTTCAAGCGAAGCAAGGACGGAGTTTCGTCTTTCGTTGACTCGATCCAGTACGATCCAAACCGCAGTGCTCGTATCGCGCTGCTGAAGTACGCCGACGGCGAAAAGCGTTACATCATCTGGCCGGAAGGTTTGAAGAAGGGCATGACTGTCGAAAGCGGTCCTGATGCTCCTCCGACAGTCGGTAACTGCTTGCCATTGAAAAACATTCCTTTGGCGACCGTCATTCACAACGTTGAGATGCGTCCTGGTCAAGGAGCGATTCTTTGCCGAAGTGCAGGCTCAAGTGCCACGCTGATGGCTCGCGAAGCCAACTGGGCTCAGATCTCTTTGCCGAGTGGCGAGATCCGCCGTATTCCTGCTGCCTGTCGTGCAACGATCGGTCGCGTCGGAAACTCGGAACACAGTTCGGTTCGGCTTGGTAAAGCCGGTCGAAGCCGATGGTTGGGCCGACGCCCGACTGTTCGTGGTACCGCGATGAACCCAATCGATCACCCACACGGTGGTGGTGAAGGTCGTACCAAGGGTGGTCGTCACCCGGTTAGCCCATCGGGCAAGCCAGCCAAAGGTGGACGCACTCGTCAATTGGCGAAGGCTTCCAACGCGGCCATTGTTCGTCGTCGTAAGTCCAAGCGTTACGGTCAGCTGAAAGTTAAATAA
- the rplW gene encoding 50S ribosomal protein L23 — MGLKRKPPAPRKGPKLEPHQVIIKPMVTEKGVYQSNELNQYTFKVNALATKTEIKAAVEELFKVKVEKVATQTRKGKPRRYRFTWGRTKAWKKAIVKLNSEHRIDFF, encoded by the coding sequence ATGGGACTCAAGAGAAAACCACCAGCACCACGCAAAGGCCCAAAGCTGGAACCTCACCAAGTGATCATCAAGCCGATGGTTACCGAGAAGGGCGTCTATCAGTCAAACGAGTTGAACCAGTACACGTTCAAAGTGAATGCTCTGGCGACCAAGACTGAGATCAAAGCAGCAGTTGAAGAACTGTTCAAGGTCAAGGTCGAGAAGGTTGCGACTCAGACTCGGAAGGGCAAGCCGCGTCGCTACCGTTTCACCTGGGGGCGAACCAAGGCCTGGAAGAAGGCAATCGTGAAGCTCAATTCCGAGCATCGCATCGACTTCTTCTAG
- the rplD gene encoding 50S ribosomal protein L4 — translation MASLPVYDSAGKEVGKYEISPEDISATINKQLLHDVVVMYQASARQGTHKTKSRSEVAGSGKKMYRQKGTGNARAGSRRSNIRRGGGHAFARRPRDYSYRLPRKAVRAATRMAIAGKIRDEQVAVIDKLAMETPKTSEIAGMLKGMGLCGSTTLIATAEVSSAVHKSARNIQGVSVMPVCDLNALEVLKPKKVLFTREALDQLKNGVPPKAQPEAATSGEEA, via the coding sequence ATGGCGAGTTTGCCAGTTTACGATTCCGCCGGCAAAGAAGTCGGTAAGTACGAGATTAGCCCGGAAGATATTTCGGCGACGATCAACAAGCAATTGTTGCACGATGTCGTTGTGATGTATCAGGCCAGTGCTCGTCAGGGAACACACAAAACAAAAAGCCGTTCGGAAGTTGCCGGCTCTGGCAAGAAGATGTATCGCCAGAAAGGTACTGGTAATGCACGTGCCGGTAGCCGTCGAAGTAACATTCGACGTGGTGGTGGGCATGCTTTTGCTCGTCGTCCTCGCGATTACTCTTACCGTCTTCCTCGCAAGGCTGTTCGTGCTGCGACTCGAATGGCAATCGCTGGAAAGATTCGCGATGAGCAAGTCGCTGTGATCGACAAGCTTGCGATGGAAACACCCAAGACAAGCGAAATCGCTGGCATGCTCAAGGGCATGGGGCTCTGCGGTTCAACAACATTGATCGCAACAGCGGAAGTTTCATCTGCGGTTCACAAAAGTGCTCGCAATATTCAGGGCGTCTCGGTCATGCCAGTTTGTGATCTGAATGCTCTCGAGGTGCTCAAGCCCAAGAAGGTTTTGTTCACCCGCGAAGCTCTGGACCAGCTCAAAAACGGCGTGCCACCGAAGGCTCAGCCTGAAGCAGCAACATCAGGCGAGGAGGCGTAA
- the rplC gene encoding 50S ribosomal protein L3, whose protein sequence is MTQVFDPETGVVTPVTVIEAGPCKVLQVRTPEKDGYSAVQLGFGEKARPKKDLRSRQSQASRAERGHVADIKSKRSQKLAAAGQLREKANCEPAKFVREIRGNSESEVGNEVKVDVLAEVPRVDVMGISKGRGTAGVMKRHNFSGQRATHGVKKCHRHAGGTGMSAYPSRTFKGKRMAGRYGNAQVTVRNLNLVQVDAENNLLLVEGAVPGPNGGYLVIRETNMKK, encoded by the coding sequence ATGACCCAAGTGTTCGATCCTGAAACTGGGGTCGTCACTCCGGTCACAGTAATCGAGGCGGGTCCTTGCAAGGTTCTGCAAGTTCGTACTCCAGAAAAAGATGGCTATTCCGCAGTCCAATTGGGTTTCGGTGAAAAGGCTCGTCCTAAAAAGGACCTCCGGTCTCGTCAGAGTCAGGCGTCACGTGCAGAACGCGGTCACGTTGCTGACATTAAGAGCAAGCGTTCCCAGAAATTGGCCGCCGCCGGTCAGCTTCGCGAGAAAGCAAACTGCGAGCCAGCGAAGTTCGTCCGCGAGATCCGCGGCAACTCGGAATCCGAAGTTGGCAATGAAGTCAAGGTCGACGTTCTGGCCGAAGTGCCTCGCGTCGATGTGATGGGCATCAGCAAGGGTCGCGGTACCGCTGGTGTTATGAAGCGTCACAATTTCTCTGGGCAGCGTGCAACTCACGGTGTCAAGAAGTGCCATCGCCACGCTGGTGGTACTGGCATGAGTGCCTACCCGAGCCGCACGTTCAAGGGCAAGCGAATGGCAGGTCGCTACGGCAATGCTCAGGTTACTGTCCGTAACCTGAATCTTGTGCAGGTGGATGCAGAGAACAACTTGCTGCTGGTCGAAGGTGCAGTCCCTGGCCCAAACGGTGGCTACCTTGTCATCCGTGAAACGAACATGAAGAAGTAG
- the rpsJ gene encoding 30S ribosomal protein S10, protein MAGNHEVIRIRMEAYDHSILDQSAQDIVDTAKRTHSEVHGPIPLPTRIEKYTVLSGPFVNKKARHQFEIRTHKRLIDIVQATAKTIEALNKLSLPAGVSIKIKASTK, encoded by the coding sequence GTGGCTGGTAATCACGAAGTTATTCGCATTCGAATGGAAGCTTACGATCACTCGATCCTTGATCAGAGTGCTCAGGATATCGTGGATACCGCCAAGCGTACTCACTCAGAAGTGCACGGGCCGATTCCATTGCCAACTCGTATCGAAAAGTACACGGTTCTTTCCGGTCCTTTCGTGAACAAGAAGGCACGGCATCAGTTCGAAATTCGAACACACAAGCGTCTGATCGATATCGTTCAGGCAACTGCAAAGACGATTGAGGCTTTGAACAAGCTGAGCCTTCCGGCTGGTGTTTCGATCAAGATCAAGGCATCAACAAAGTAG
- a CDS encoding M16 family metallopeptidase produces the protein MLTTPQTGWTRLDNGVRVVTERVQNSVSTGISVLVDAGPQDEADGKLGLAHLCEHAAFLGTPLRTSRELARMIDAAGGCFGAFTAPDYTCYYSHVLDEYASYAMDLLGDILVASKYPEEALEREKDVICQEIIGGQDSPDERLLELTKKNLWPEDTLSNSLIGSEEDVRALDRSDVVQFVSRQYTPDRIIVAAAGSVEHDSIVEQVQDAFWPLRGQSSPRPMDPPVVRGGVAIEAMPTSHCNFAIAVPTPGFADERRYVLHVMNNLIGGGMSSRLFQSLREEHGLVYSVQSSILSYRRGGALVVTGATSSDQLIKAVNLVMMQLISLAMGEPAVDEEELWKSKMQVRSQSRLATDMVSNRVSRIATQEFHLQTRIEDEKILEAIDSVTIEAVQEMAIEILLGGMGRLSLVAVGPLERDGPIYSELNNIYGSFSALEA, from the coding sequence ATGTTAACCACCCCGCAAACAGGCTGGACGCGACTGGATAATGGAGTCCGCGTTGTAACCGAACGCGTCCAGAACAGCGTAAGCACCGGGATCTCCGTGCTGGTCGATGCGGGGCCGCAAGACGAAGCCGATGGAAAGTTGGGCTTGGCTCATCTCTGTGAGCACGCCGCGTTTCTTGGTACTCCGCTTCGAACTAGCCGTGAGTTGGCTCGGATGATCGACGCTGCCGGAGGCTGTTTCGGAGCATTCACCGCGCCGGACTATACGTGCTACTACTCCCACGTGCTTGATGAATACGCCAGCTACGCAATGGACTTGCTGGGAGACATTCTTGTCGCCAGCAAATACCCGGAAGAGGCTCTGGAACGTGAAAAAGACGTGATTTGTCAGGAAATCATCGGAGGTCAGGACTCTCCCGATGAGCGTTTGTTGGAGCTGACCAAGAAGAACCTGTGGCCCGAGGACACGCTAAGCAACTCATTGATCGGATCGGAAGAAGATGTTCGTGCGCTCGATCGGTCCGATGTAGTTCAGTTTGTTTCCAGGCAATATACCCCGGACCGGATCATTGTTGCGGCAGCGGGAAGCGTTGAGCACGATTCGATCGTCGAGCAAGTCCAGGATGCGTTTTGGCCACTTCGCGGGCAGTCCAGTCCGAGGCCGATGGATCCGCCGGTAGTCAGGGGCGGGGTCGCGATTGAGGCGATGCCGACGTCGCATTGCAATTTTGCAATCGCTGTTCCCACGCCCGGGTTTGCTGACGAGCGCAGATATGTGTTGCACGTCATGAACAATCTGATTGGCGGCGGCATGAGCTCGCGACTGTTTCAGAGTTTGCGTGAGGAGCACGGTCTGGTCTACAGCGTCCAGTCGAGCATTCTGTCGTACCGTCGGGGTGGTGCTTTGGTGGTGACCGGAGCGACTTCATCTGACCAGCTGATCAAGGCCGTCAACCTGGTGATGATGCAGCTGATTTCGTTAGCGATGGGTGAACCAGCCGTCGACGAGGAAGAGCTTTGGAAGTCCAAGATGCAGGTTCGCAGCCAAAGCCGTTTGGCGACAGACATGGTTTCCAATCGTGTGTCACGAATCGCGACTCAGGAGTTCCATCTCCAAACACGAATCGAGGATGAGAAGATCCTGGAAGCAATTGACTCGGTGACGATCGAAGCCGTGCAGGAAATGGCCATTGAGATTTTGCTTGGGGGCATGGGGCGGCTTTCGCTGGTCGCTGTTGGTCCGTTGGAACGGGACGGACCCATTTATAGCGAATTGAACAATATTTACGGCAGTTTCAGCGCTCTGGAGGCTTAA
- a CDS encoding response regulator produces MNSNTSQPLRTAAEALLNGDVVESFEGQGRQPQDVEAWLFEAWSRDSVDGALEALMQALELDADCELAMQGVQWVEGLSGLAQQVLLRPENPLATPQLDTESELELESEDVGKAEAVVEEAATNEAADESVEEPVCAGELYCVEEVEGEPSEPECGNGVAEMTLFGQSISLSDVADADSSESECELEEEPTHLASEEAEPEAVAEPESDQDTEEGSETLQELSSASLDDEAASECTELSLLNNLFQPALTADLEDALATSELAPLEVDASEGSDVAETACEIAELTPAEAVEAVEVEDESEAAEEVFYWAGELTAVDGGAEEASSDLDVDGVEADEAQRLADEAEAQRLADEAEAQLLADEAEAQRLVDEAEAQRLADEQAELEAKQEAEAAEAQRLADEAEAQRLADEAEAKRLADEQAELEAKQEAEAAEAQRLADEAEAQRLADEAEAQRLADEQAELEAKQEAEAAEAQRLADEAEAQRLVDEAEAQRLADEQAELEAKQEAEAAEAQRLADEAEAQRLADEAEAKRLADEQAELEAKQEAEAAEAQRLADEAEAQRLADEAEAKRLADEQAELEAKQAAEALRLAEEAAEAQRRAEEEAVAERLSASRQVAATIMQRTQNEANLDSVDNLETCVNEVQQIALEPVDIDPVGEASDSDVAPVAEIAPVAAQVPAEAVEAEIHQTIEELNNEVSEVVADITPAPAEPTQVEPVAEADGPLVLAVDDSPTIRKLVSMTLEREGFRVITAADGLEALQLLSEHMPDIILSDVNMPRLDGYKLCRFVKKHDRTKHIPVVMLSGKDGVFDKLRGKMFGCGDYITKPFESADLVEKVRFHTGVYSN; encoded by the coding sequence ATGAATTCCAACACTTCCCAACCGCTTAGAACCGCCGCAGAAGCACTTCTCAATGGAGATGTCGTTGAGTCTTTTGAAGGGCAAGGTCGCCAGCCTCAGGACGTCGAAGCCTGGTTGTTCGAGGCTTGGTCACGCGATTCTGTCGATGGCGCGCTTGAAGCTCTGATGCAAGCGCTCGAGCTTGATGCTGACTGTGAGCTGGCGATGCAGGGAGTCCAGTGGGTTGAAGGCCTGTCCGGTCTAGCTCAGCAAGTTCTGCTTCGCCCAGAAAATCCGTTGGCAACACCGCAGCTCGATACGGAATCTGAATTGGAACTTGAGTCAGAGGACGTTGGCAAGGCAGAAGCTGTCGTGGAAGAAGCCGCCACCAACGAAGCTGCTGACGAATCAGTCGAAGAGCCTGTTTGTGCAGGTGAGCTTTATTGCGTCGAGGAGGTCGAAGGCGAACCGTCGGAGCCCGAATGTGGCAATGGCGTCGCGGAAATGACTTTGTTCGGCCAGTCGATCTCGCTTAGCGATGTCGCAGATGCCGATTCATCGGAGTCGGAATGCGAGCTTGAAGAAGAGCCGACTCACCTGGCCAGCGAAGAGGCTGAGCCGGAAGCCGTTGCTGAGCCGGAATCCGATCAGGACACGGAAGAAGGGTCGGAAACACTACAAGAATTATCGTCAGCATCTTTAGATGATGAAGCTGCCTCAGAGTGCACGGAACTTTCATTGCTGAATAACCTGTTCCAGCCAGCTTTGACGGCTGATCTGGAGGACGCGTTAGCAACGTCGGAGCTGGCGCCGCTGGAAGTTGATGCTTCCGAGGGCTCGGATGTCGCTGAAACAGCGTGCGAAATCGCTGAATTGACTCCGGCCGAAGCCGTTGAGGCGGTCGAAGTCGAAGATGAATCGGAAGCCGCAGAAGAGGTTTTCTATTGGGCTGGCGAACTGACGGCGGTCGATGGGGGTGCAGAAGAGGCATCGTCAGATCTGGATGTCGACGGAGTGGAAGCTGACGAAGCTCAGCGTCTTGCCGACGAAGCTGAAGCCCAGCGTCTGGCCGACGAAGCCGAAGCTCAACTTCTCGCCGACGAAGCCGAAGCTCAGCGTCTTGTTGATGAAGCGGAAGCCCAGCGTCTGGCCGATGAACAGGCTGAACTTGAAGCCAAGCAAGAAGCGGAAGCCGCCGAAGCCCAGCGTCTGGCCGACGAAGCCGAAGCTCAACGTCTCGCGGATGAAGCGGAAGCCAAACGTCTGGCCGATGAACAGGCTGAACTCGAAGCCAAGCAAGAAGCGGAAGCTGCCGAAGCCCAGCGTCTGGCCGACGAAGCCGAAGCTCAACGTCTCGCTGATGAAGCGGAAGCCCAGCGTCTGGCCGATGAACAGGCTGAACTTGAAGCCAAGCAAGAGGCGGAAGCCGCCGAAGCCCAGCGTCTTGCCGACGAAGCCGAAGCTCAACGTCTCGTTGATGAAGCGGAAGCCCAGCGTCTGGCCGATGAACAGGCTGAGCTCGAAGCCAAGCAAGAAGCGGAAGCTGCCGAAGCTCAGCGTCTTGCCGACGAAGCTGAAGCTCAACGTCTCGCGGATGAAGCGGAAGCCAAACGTCTGGCCGATGAACAGGCTGAACTCGAAGCCAAACAAGAAGCGGAAGCCGCCGAAGCTCAGCGTCTGGCCGACGAAGCCGAAGCCCAGCGTCTCGCCGATGAAGCGGAAGCCAAACGTCTGGCGGATGAACAGGCTGAACTCGAAGCCAAGCAAGCCGCTGAAGCATTGCGATTGGCGGAAGAAGCTGCCGAAGCTCAGCGTCGTGCGGAGGAAGAAGCCGTCGCCGAGCGACTTTCGGCTTCTCGACAGGTCGCCGCCACAATCATGCAGCGAACTCAGAACGAGGCAAATCTTGACTCTGTCGACAACCTGGAAACTTGCGTCAATGAGGTCCAGCAAATCGCTCTTGAGCCTGTTGACATTGATCCAGTCGGCGAAGCATCTGACAGCGACGTTGCACCGGTTGCTGAAATTGCACCTGTTGCTGCTCAGGTTCCGGCCGAAGCTGTCGAAGCTGAAATTCACCAAACCATCGAAGAGCTCAACAACGAAGTCAGCGAAGTTGTCGCTGACATCACGCCAGCTCCAGCCGAACCAACGCAAGTCGAACCGGTTGCCGAAGCCGACGGGCCGTTGGTTCTCGCTGTCGACGATAGCCCCACCATCCGAAAGCTCGTTTCGATGACGCTCGAACGCGAAGGCTTCCGGGTGATCACCGCGGCTGACGGCCTCGAAGCACTTCAGCTGCTTTCAGAGCACATGCCGGACATCATTCTGTCTGACGTTAATATGCCGCGACTCGACGGATACAAGCTGTGTCGATTCGTGAAAAAACACGATCGTACGAAGCACATTCCAGTCGTCATGTTGTCAGGGAAAGATGGGGTCTTTGACAAACTTCGCGGAAAAATGTTTGGCTGCGGCGACTACATCACCAAGCCATTCGAGTCAGCCGATCTCGTTGAAAAGGTTCGTTTCCATACTGGCGTTTATTCGAACTAG
- a CDS encoding response regulator transcription factor translates to MSELQKVLVVEDSPTTRRQITDILEGAGYEVISAEDGEAALELVREHHPELVVLDIVLPKKNGYQVCRNIKADPELAIKVMMLTAKDQEKDRIWGQRQGADVYLSKPVDADELVKAVNDMVSTPSRIN, encoded by the coding sequence ATGAGCGAATTGCAAAAAGTACTCGTTGTCGAAGACAGCCCGACGACCCGTCGTCAGATCACGGACATCCTCGAAGGTGCAGGATACGAAGTGATCAGCGCCGAAGATGGCGAAGCTGCGCTCGAACTGGTCAGGGAACATCATCCCGAACTGGTTGTGTTGGACATCGTGCTGCCCAAGAAAAATGGCTATCAGGTTTGCCGCAACATCAAGGCAGACCCTGAGCTCGCGATCAAGGTCATGATGCTGACCGCCAAGGACCAGGAAAAGGATCGCATCTGGGGCCAACGTCAAGGAGCCGACGTGTATCTCTCGAAACCTGTCGACGCTGATGAGCTTGTCAAAGCCGTCAACGACATGGTCTCGACTCCCTCCCGAATCAACTAG
- a CDS encoding chemotaxis protein CheW, which yields MTDPTNILPSDDPLKADVQKALLAAFGEEAIGWLDEADDLELEVQADESPQQETESSSVEITKPDQGLSNLLDQISAAIEGSSTDALASGIDDEADEDGDAVVELGPRYVVFEIGDQQYGIPLDGVLEIDRCGKVTSLPRTPAWLRGVTNLRGQILSVTDFRDLLGLSDQRRAVGEKIIVVHSESHDSCTALVVDRVLGIRNLRGEQGPLEGLSDRLAVFADSLAVTDQATTVLIDPDLLLGSNELSAFAVE from the coding sequence ATGACTGATCCCACCAATATTTTACCATCCGACGATCCACTGAAAGCAGACGTGCAAAAAGCGCTGTTGGCCGCATTCGGTGAAGAGGCCATCGGGTGGCTTGATGAAGCCGACGACCTTGAGCTTGAAGTGCAGGCGGATGAATCGCCGCAGCAGGAAACAGAATCTTCAAGTGTTGAAATCACAAAGCCTGACCAGGGCTTGAGCAATCTGCTCGATCAAATCAGTGCTGCTATCGAAGGCAGTTCTACCGACGCCCTGGCATCAGGCATCGACGATGAAGCGGACGAAGACGGCGACGCGGTTGTCGAACTTGGTCCACGCTACGTCGTTTTTGAAATCGGCGATCAGCAATACGGGATTCCGCTCGATGGAGTCCTCGAAATTGATCGCTGCGGAAAGGTGACGTCGCTTCCCCGGACTCCGGCCTGGTTGCGAGGCGTTACCAATCTTCGAGGCCAAATCCTTTCAGTGACCGACTTTCGGGACCTGTTGGGGCTGAGCGATCAGCGGCGTGCCGTTGGCGAAAAAATTATCGTTGTCCATAGCGAGAGTCACGATTCGTGTACTGCACTGGTTGTCGATCGGGTACTTGGTATCCGAAACCTGCGCGGTGAACAGGGGCCGCTCGAAGGACTTTCGGACCGACTGGCTGTCTTTGCGGATAGCCTGGCGGTCACTGATCAGGCGACGACTGTACTCATCGATCCTGACCTGTTGCTCGGTAGCAATGAACTTTCAGCATTCGCTGTCGAGTAA